The genomic interval TCTTTGCGACGCGAAGCTAGTGCTAAAGCACATTGTACCCTTGTGGTATACCGCTTCGCATATCCTTTAGGGCGCGAAATTTACAATCAAAATATTAAGTGCAACTTTAAGGAGAAATGGTATTAGTCTTTCAGCTTCACTGGTTAAATGGCTTCTTGCTACGGATTTACTTTATTAGTAGTGATAATTTGCTCTGAATTAAACTGAGTAAACATCCAAACTCGTAAATACAACAGTCCGCCTAAGATAGCTAAAAAAGCACATACCCCTAGAAGTTTTTCTAAAGGAATCTCTAGCACTCCTTCTACCACCACTTCCCGTAAAGCTGAAACCAAAGATACTTTTACTGCTGCGCCGACGGATATACGCTGTTCTTGAAGATAAATGATTAAGAGGCGAAATAACTCGACCAAAATCAGAATAAATAGGATATCAGCCGTAATTGCCTTAAAATTCAGCGGTTTGAGCAAAGACAAAAACATTTCGCCTAAACGAATCAGCATCACGCAAAATAAATCGATACATAGAGAAATAACAATAAAATCTTGAAATTTCTCTAAATTGTGGACAATTTTGTCTCTTTGAAACCAAAGCTGCCATTTCATAGTTTCAATCAGCAACGACTAAATTACTGACTGACAAAATCAGCATCAATCACTTCATCACCATCGCTATTTGATGAGGTACCTGCACGACTAGAACTATTGTTATTAGACCCGTCATTATTCGTATACATCGAGCTGCCAATCTGCATCATAGCTTGTTGTAACTCCTCGGTTAGAGACTTCAGGCGATCGTAATTGTCGTGTTGTATTGCTTGCCGTAGATTCTTAACCATGCCTTCAACTCGTTCTTTGTCGTTGGCGGACATTTTGTCACCAAAGTCTTTGAGTTGTTTTTCGGCTTGATATGCCAAGGAATCCGCATTATTTTTAAGATCTATTTTTTCTCGACGTTGACGATCTGCTTCGGCGTTAGTTTCCGCATCCTTGACCATCTGTTCTACTGTCTTTTCGTCCAGGGTAGAAGCGCCAGAAATTGTAATCGACTGTTCTTTCCCGCTGGCTTTATCTTTTGCCGATACAGAAAGAATACCGTTAGCATCAATATCAAACTTAACTTCTATTTGAGGTATCCCTCTAGGTGCGGGAGGAATACCATCAAGGCGAAATGTACCCAAGCTTTTATTATCGCTTGCCATTTCGCGTTCGCCCTGCAAGACGTGAATTTCAACATTTGTCTGTCCGTCAGCAGCAGTAGAAAATACTTCTGACTTCTCCACAGGAATAGT from Pleurocapsa minor HA4230-MV1 carries:
- a CDS encoding phosphate-starvation-inducible PsiE family protein, translated to MKWQLWFQRDKIVHNLEKFQDFIVISLCIDLFCVMLIRLGEMFLSLLKPLNFKAITADILFILILVELFRLLIIYLQEQRISVGAAVKVSLVSALREVVVEGVLEIPLEKLLGVCAFLAILGGLLYLRVWMFTQFNSEQIITTNKVNP